One genomic region from Candidatus Ryanbacteria bacterium CG10_big_fil_rev_8_21_14_0_10_43_42 encodes:
- the atpB gene encoding ATP synthase F0 subunit A: MHEIFLSAEPIFSVGTFSVTNALILSVVVVLFLLIGSILLQRRIRLVPGGFQSVAEIVYEEGLFLMDSVLGERRKSEKYLPFVATIFLFILFSNWFGILPGVGSIGFYEEVALHGEHHMTFTPLLRAPSSDLNFTLALAILTVVMVNVFGIAAIGVKAHIGKFLNFKSPIGFFIGILELISEIARMISFAFRLFGNVFAGEVLLVVIAFLVPLIAPVPFFFLEIFVGFIQAFVFAMLALVFISMATIEHH, from the coding sequence ATGCATGAAATTTTTCTCAGTGCCGAACCTATTTTTTCTGTGGGAACTTTTTCCGTAACAAACGCTCTTATTCTTTCCGTGGTTGTGGTTCTTTTTTTGCTGATTGGCAGTATATTATTACAGAGGCGTATACGGCTTGTTCCGGGCGGATTTCAAAGCGTGGCGGAGATTGTTTACGAAGAGGGACTTTTTTTAATGGACTCCGTTTTGGGTGAGCGCCGTAAATCCGAAAAATATCTTCCGTTTGTTGCCACGATATTTCTTTTTATTCTTTTTTCCAACTGGTTTGGTATTTTGCCCGGCGTTGGTTCTATCGGGTTTTATGAAGAGGTCGCTTTGCATGGGGAGCATCATATGACATTTACTCCTTTATTACGCGCACCTTCCAGCGATCTTAATTTTACTCTTGCGCTTGCCATACTTACCGTTGTTATGGTGAATGTTTTTGGTATAGCGGCTATAGGAGTAAAAGCGCATATCGGAAAGTTCCTTAACTTTAAAAGCCCCATAGGTTTTTTTATAGGGATACTTGAACTTATTTCAGAAATTGCTAGAATGATATCGTTTGCGTTTCGTCTTTTCGGAAACGTTTTTGCAGGCGAGGTATTGCTTGTCGTAATTGCTTTTTTAGTACCGCTTATAGCTCCGGTACCCTTTTTCTTTCTTGAAATTTTTGTGGGTTTTATTCAGGCGTTTGTATTTGCAATGCTTGCCTTGGTTTTTATTTCCATGGCGACGATAGAGCATCATTAG